From Pempheris klunzingeri isolate RE-2024b chromosome 16, fPemKlu1.hap1, whole genome shotgun sequence, a single genomic window includes:
- the LOC139216058 gene encoding zinc finger protein 516-like, translating into METEEREDVPQKPSVNIKAEAEEEVTSGHTCGVCGRSFPLLSSLSQHMRRHTREKPYKCPYCEHRTAQKGSLKAHIRSHKLGLFSHNLSDKEGNGDQEQKDAETPVPPEIVSKPDKAHNVNGKVKKKGTKKKVKGKDGLEVDDEGDGSCSCTICGQVFPQVLLLKSHMKRHRSSQDHGCRICGRRFRQAWFLQSHMRIHRVKAQLRGGKSNEPPATINGVPQDPASLINEECLYELCAGCGNFFADRKTLRIHEKLHKLNHIHTQTQSPPQEDIENSELHVAKRDFLESLNLTCVGQNETSEENSLGRRIPELDPVCSYQAWQLATRGRLAEVTEKCLGWEERLADAEVAYDTEKGEYVPLKQEKKRKQIDTSSSGVKKVKGDTGLNQTSNSLPHAKGGDKKVCQKDRILLNGLGHAFYEALQTKKVKDVHCTPKQTNSIRNHDKEDKKPYFCEHCDFHTVDVSLLRSHLHRQHQDFLSPFNKHSTILDNISQSGSKASRYMDYLRNRSALLSQPYWNPYTCLPGQGSAESNIKTEKSNGTEVKGQVHTTNDAGSLLNLSALPASEGDVNFPIKTEGLVKHQCPYCAHTTNYPEVLWIHQRVAHRVDGSSSMAPKWAPCTNTPKSLKASASQWRRTGPPPFLEGKDCPALPAPRTQRTQAPGSTTHSSSSSSSSSKNSAPKTQSGVPKSKHQPKDSRSSDGTQPSGRMGLLPQKKSGEHNRAVEGGTKSSSAPATSSSGVVHSKSSPSFQPTSSPKHRSHRAAVEANFPQEGLGFMLARTHGGTSSHTTADRAHSRRQSCDSSSGPKGPDLWAAMNMWGHKAYLEPLRFAQGKNESTGEMPMDIDILSLLKNYSPHDLAALYQQWGFVDPRLDPQAMLQLNGNFGKEVHSTSEASKQVNSRSTSSSGSLHKGT; encoded by the exons ATGGAGAcggaagagagggaggatgtaCCACAAAAACCCTCAGTTAATATAAAGgcagaggctgaggaggaagtGACCTCTGGCCATACCTGTGGGGTATGCGGCCGCAGCTTTCCTCTGCTCAGCTCTCTGTCCCAGCACATGAGAAGACACACACGGGAGAAGCCGTACAAGTGTCCCTACTGTGAGCACAGGACGGCTCAGAAGGGCAGTCTGAAAGCCCACATTCGAAGCCATAAGCTCGGTCTTTTCAGCCACAACCTCAGTGACAAGGAGGGGAATGGAGATCAAGAGCAGAAAGACGCAGAGACACCTGTCCCTCCTGAAATCGTCAGCAAACCTGACAAAGCTCATAACGTTAATGGGAAGGTGAAGAAGAAAGGAACCAAGAAAAAAGTTAAGGGTAAAGATGGCCTTGAGGTCGATGATGAGGGTGACGGTTCCTGTTCGTGTACCATCTGTGGCCAGGTTTTCCCTCAGGTACTACTCCTTAAATCCCACATGAAAAGGCACCGCAGCTCCCAGGATCACGGCTGCCGGATTTGTGGACGCCGTTTCCGCCAGGCATGGTTCCTCCAGAGTCACATGCGCATTCACCGGGTTAAAGCCCAGCTAAGAGGTGGAAAAAGCAATGAGCCGCCTGCCACCATCAATGGAGTTCCTCAGGATCCAGCATCGCTCATAAATGAAGAGTGCCTCTATGAGCTCTGTGCTGGCTGTGGTAACTTTTTCGCAGATCGCAAAACATTGCGAATACATGAAAAGTTACATAAACTGAACCAcattcacactcagacacaaagtCCACCACAGGAGGACATTGAAAACTCAGAGCTTCACGTTGCTAAGAGGGATTTTTTGGAAAGCCTGAACCTCACATGTGTTGGACAAAACGAGACTTCTGAGGAAAACAGCCTGGGCAGGCGAATTCCAGAGCTGGATCCAGTTTGTAGTTACCAAGCGTGGCAGCTGGCCACAAGGGGACGCCTAGCGGAGGTCACCGAGAAATGTCTGGGATGGGAGGAGAGGCTAGCAGATGCTGAGGTGGCATATGACACAGAAAAAGGGGAGTATGTTCCCctgaagcaggagaaaaagaggaagcaaaTCGACACCTCCAGCTCCGGCGTTAAGAAGGTGAAGGGTGATACAGGCCTTAATCAGACATCAAACAGCTTGCCTCACGCTAAAGGTGGTGACAAGAAGGTTTGCCAGAAGGACCGTATTCTGTTGAACGGACTGGGTCATGCGTTTTATGAAGCGCTGCAGACTAAGAAAGTCAAAGATGTTCACTGCACACCTAAACAGACCAACAGCATCAGAAACCATGACAAGGAgg ATAAAAAACCATACTTCTGCGAGCACTGTGATTTCCACACCGTCGACGTGTCACTACTCAGGTCTCACCTGCACAGGCAGCACCAGGACTTCCTTAGTCCCTTCAACAAACATAGCACCATTTTGGACAACATTAGCCAAAGTGGTTCCAAAGCCTCAAGATACATGGACTACCTCAGAAACAGGAGCGCGCTGCTCAGTCAGCCATACTGGAATCCTTACACGTGTCTGCCTGGCCAGGGCTCAGCAGagtcaaatattaaaacagaaaagtcaaatGGTACTGAGGTCAAAGGGCAGGTACATACTACTAATGACGCAGGAAGCCTCCTTAATCTGTCTGCATTACCTGCAAGCGAAGGAGATGTAAACTTTCCAATAAAAACAGAGGGCCTGGTGAAACATCAGTGCCCATACTGCGCCCACACTACCAACTACCCAGAGGTTCTGTGGATCCATCAGCGGGTTGCACACAGAGTGGACGGCAGCAGCTCCATGGCACCCAAGTGGGCACCTTGCACTAACACCCCTAAGAGTTTAAAGGCAAGCGCTTCACAGTGGAGACGTACAGGGCCTCCGCCGTTCCTGGAAGGCAAGGACTGCCCTGCTTTACCTGCTCCAAGAACTCAGCGCACACAGGCCCCAGGATCAAcaacccacagcagcagcagcagcagcagcagcagcaagaacTCAGCCCCCAAGACTCAGTCAGGTGTCCCTAAGTCCAAGCACCAGCCAAAGGACTCACGCTCTTCAGATGGGACACAGCCCAGTGGGAGGATGGGACTCCTACCTCAAAAGAAGTCTGGTGAACATAACCGGGCAGTGGAGGGGGGAACTAAAAGCTCCAGCGCCCCAGCTACTTCATCGAGCGGTGTCGTGCACAGCAAGAGTTCCCCCAGTTTCCAGCCTACAAGCAGCCCCAAACACAGAagccacagagctgcagtggaAGCAAACTTCCCACAGGAGGGTTTGGGTTTCATGTTAGCCAGGACTCATGGTGGGACTTCATCCCACACAACTGCGGATAGAGCCCATTCCCGCAGGCAGTCATGTGACTCCTCTTCAGGTCCTAAAGGTCCTGATCTGTGGGCTGCCATGAACATGTGGGGTCACAAGGCATATTTAGAACCACTCCGTTTTGCTCAGGGAAAGAATGAATCGACAGGAGAAATGCCAATGGACATTGATATTTTAAGTCTCCTGAAAAACTACAGTCCCCACGATCTGGCTGCTCTCTACCAGCAATGGGGATTTGTTGATCCCAGGCTTGATCCACAAG CAATGTTGCAGTTAAATGGAAATTTTGGAAAAGAAGTCCATTCCACCTCTGAAGCTTCCAAacaa GTGAACAGCCGCTCCACTTCATCCTCAGGGTCTCTTCATAAAGGAACGTGA